One Acinetobacter pullicarnis genomic region harbors:
- the hisH gene encoding imidazole glycerol phosphate synthase subunit HisH, which yields MTRIALLDYGMGNLHSAAKALEHVGARVDVTNDPKLIAQADKIVFPGVGAMRDCMQGMREAGIDDVVKNAAFNKPVLAICVGMQALMHHSEENGGSEALGIFDGTVKHFPDVPHLKVPHMGWNQVQQHDPEHPMWHNIEQNSRFYFVHSYYVKPQDSSIVAAHCDYALPFCAAIHKDNLFATQFHPEKSHTAGLQLLKNFVEWKI from the coding sequence ATGACTCGGATTGCCCTCTTAGACTATGGCATGGGAAATCTGCACTCTGCCGCCAAAGCACTTGAGCATGTTGGCGCACGTGTCGATGTAACCAATGATCCCAAGCTTATTGCGCAAGCCGATAAAATCGTCTTCCCTGGTGTGGGTGCGATGCGTGACTGTATGCAAGGCATGCGTGAAGCTGGTATTGATGACGTGGTTAAAAACGCTGCCTTCAACAAACCCGTTCTCGCGATTTGTGTGGGTATGCAAGCCCTGATGCATCATTCTGAAGAAAATGGTGGCAGTGAAGCCTTAGGCATCTTTGACGGAACAGTCAAACATTTCCCAGATGTACCGCATTTAAAAGTGCCGCACATGGGTTGGAATCAAGTGCAACAACACGATCCCGAACACCCGATGTGGCACAACATTGAGCAAAATAGCCGTTTTTATTTTGTGCATAGTTATTATGTTAAGCCACAAGACAGTAGTATCGTTGCCGCACATTGCGATTATGCACTGCCATTTTGTGCTGCGATTCATAAAGACAATTTATTTGCGACTCAATTCCATCCTGAAAAAAGTCATACCGCTGGTTTACAGCTGTTAAAAAACTTTGTGGAATGGAAAATCTAA
- the hisF gene encoding imidazole glycerol phosphate synthase subunit HisF, whose protein sequence is MLAKRIIPCLDVDNGRVVKGVQFLDIRDAGDPVEVARRYNEQGADEITFLDITATSNGRDTTYRTVERMAESVFVPLTVGGGVRKVEDIRLLLNAGADKVSINSAAVFTPEFVQEASQRFGAQCIVVAIDAKKTAENKWEIFTHGGRKPTGIDAIDWAVKMAEYGAGELLVTSMDADGTKAGYDLALMRQINDRVNIPTIASGGVGNLQHLADGILKGGADAVLAASIFHFGQHSIPEAKQYLAAQGIEMRL, encoded by the coding sequence ATGCTTGCTAAACGTATTATTCCTTGTCTCGACGTAGATAATGGTCGTGTGGTCAAGGGTGTACAATTTCTTGATATTCGTGATGCAGGCGATCCTGTTGAAGTGGCACGTCGTTATAACGAGCAAGGTGCTGATGAAATTACCTTTTTAGACATCACCGCCACCTCGAATGGCCGCGATACCACCTATCGTACCGTTGAACGTATGGCAGAAAGTGTTTTTGTTCCGTTGACCGTCGGCGGTGGGGTGCGTAAGGTTGAAGATATTCGCCTGTTGCTAAACGCTGGCGCAGACAAAGTCAGCATTAACTCTGCTGCTGTGTTTACCCCAGAATTTGTTCAAGAAGCATCACAACGCTTCGGTGCACAATGTATTGTGGTGGCGATTGATGCGAAAAAGACCGCTGAAAATAAATGGGAAATCTTTACCCATGGTGGCCGTAAACCCACGGGCATTGATGCCATCGATTGGGCTGTTAAAATGGCCGAATACGGTGCTGGCGAATTGTTGGTTACATCGATGGATGCAGATGGTACCAAAGCGGGATATGATTTAGCCCTCATGCGCCAAATTAATGATCGCGTCAATATTCCAACCATCGCCTCAGGTGGTGTTGGTAATTTACAACATTTGGCTGATGGTATTCTCAAAGGCGGTGCCGATGCGGTGCTTGCTGCGAGTATTTTTCATTTTGGACAGCACAGTATTCCTGAAGCTAAACAGTATCTTGCAGCTCAAGGCATTGAAATGCGTCTCTAA
- a CDS encoding potassium transporter Kup: protein MQSTAKKAAMPAITLAALGVVFGDIGTSPLYALRQCFLTAHIAITEATVLGILSLIFWCMMLTISFKYVTVIMRADNNGEGGIMSLLALNLRTTRIAENKKIYLIALGFVGASLFFGDGIITPAISVLSAIEGLSIATPMFNDWLMPLAIGILAGLFWVQRHGTGTMGKLFGPLTLVWFLSIGLLGLWSVMQTPFVLAMISPHWALNFVFHQPFVAFLTMGAVILTMTGGEALYADMGHFGRMPIRLAWFIIVLPALLLNYAGQGALLLRNPSAIENPFYLLVPEWALYPMIGLATAAAVIASQAVITGVFSMVNQAIQLRYLPRLAVNHTSDVEQGQIYLPFINWVLFFSVLILIVLFKTSANLASAYGVAVTMTMLCGTILISVLAYGFWRWPVWKVALFAIPFLLIDLVFVASTSLKIAAGGWVPILIGAVVFTIMMTWKDGRAIVFKRLEKDALPMDLFIKSVSLSDETIFVPGDAIFLTGTPNIVPHAMLHNIKHNKVLHERNIMITVITRDVPYVPLIERVRVEQMAPRFYRIFVYYGFKDQPNIPKALEQAYEQLNFELDMMQTSFFISRDRLIHTVGDGMAPWREKLFISMQRNTSPVSDFYQIPPNRVVEMGSQIQI from the coding sequence ATGCAAAGTACTGCAAAAAAAGCGGCAATGCCCGCGATCACTCTCGCTGCCCTTGGTGTCGTGTTTGGTGATATCGGAACCAGCCCTTTATACGCCCTTCGGCAATGTTTTTTAACTGCACATATTGCCATCACTGAAGCAACGGTATTGGGAATTTTATCGCTGATTTTTTGGTGCATGATGCTGACCATCAGCTTTAAGTATGTCACCGTGATTATGCGTGCAGATAATAATGGCGAAGGCGGGATTATGTCGCTCTTGGCGCTTAACCTTCGGACCACACGAATTGCAGAAAATAAAAAAATCTATTTGATTGCTTTGGGCTTTGTTGGGGCATCCCTGTTTTTTGGTGATGGGATTATTACTCCTGCAATTTCAGTGTTATCTGCCATCGAAGGACTCAGTATCGCCACGCCGATGTTTAATGACTGGTTAATGCCATTGGCGATTGGCATTTTGGCAGGTTTGTTCTGGGTACAACGCCATGGTACAGGTACCATGGGCAAGCTATTTGGCCCTTTGACCCTTGTTTGGTTTTTATCGATTGGACTGCTTGGGCTTTGGAGCGTGATGCAAACGCCTTTTGTATTGGCCATGATCAGTCCGCATTGGGCACTTAATTTCGTATTCCATCAGCCATTTGTGGCGTTCTTGACGATGGGTGCGGTGATTTTGACCATGACCGGTGGTGAAGCACTTTATGCGGATATGGGGCATTTTGGGCGTATGCCGATCCGTTTGGCTTGGTTTATCATTGTCTTGCCAGCTTTACTCTTGAACTATGCCGGGCAGGGTGCCTTGTTACTGCGTAATCCATCGGCGATTGAAAATCCATTCTATTTATTGGTTCCTGAGTGGGCACTTTATCCGATGATTGGTTTGGCCACTGCTGCTGCGGTGATTGCCTCTCAAGCTGTGATTACTGGTGTGTTTTCAATGGTCAATCAAGCAATTCAATTGCGCTATTTACCGCGTTTGGCCGTAAACCACACCTCAGATGTTGAACAAGGGCAAATTTACTTGCCCTTTATTAATTGGGTGTTATTTTTCTCGGTATTGATCTTGATTGTCTTGTTTAAAACCAGTGCAAATCTTGCCAGTGCTTATGGTGTTGCAGTGACGATGACGATGCTCTGCGGGACGATTTTAATCTCGGTGCTGGCCTATGGATTTTGGCGTTGGCCAGTTTGGAAAGTGGCTTTGTTCGCCATTCCATTTTTACTCATCGATTTGGTTTTTGTGGCATCAACCTCATTGAAAATCGCAGCGGGTGGTTGGGTGCCAATTCTCATTGGTGCTGTGGTTTTTACCATCATGATGACTTGGAAAGATGGTCGAGCGATTGTATTTAAGCGTCTTGAAAAAGATGCCTTGCCCATGGACTTGTTTATTAAAAGCGTTAGCCTGAGCGATGAAACCATTTTTGTGCCAGGTGATGCGATTTTCTTGACAGGGACACCGAATATTGTGCCACATGCGATGCTGCACAATATTAAGCATAACAAGGTGTTGCACGAACGTAATATCATGATTACGGTCATTACCCGTGATGTGCCTTATGTGCCGTTGATTGAGCGGGTACGAGTGGAGCAAATGGCACCGCGTTTCTATCGCATCTTTGTTTATTATGGTTTTAAAGACCAGCCGAACATTCCAAAAGCGTTAGAGCAAGCCTATGAGCAACTCAATTTTGAATTAGATATGATGCAGACCAGCTTCTTCATTTCGCGTGATCGTCTTATTCATACTGTTGGTGATGGCATGGCACCATGGCGTGAAAAGCTATTTATTTCAATGCAACGCAATACCAGTCCAGTCAGTGACTTTTATCAGATTCCACCCAATCGTGTGGTAGAGATGGGCAGTCAAATACAGATTTAA
- the hisA gene encoding 1-(5-phosphoribosyl)-5-[(5-phosphoribosylamino)methylideneamino]imidazole-4-carboxamide isomerase: MLIIPAIDLKDGQCVRLKQGRMEDNTVFSEDPVATAQHWVNEGARRLHLVDLNGAFAGTPIHKPVVEAIAKAQPDLPIQIGGGIRSLETIAHYLEAGVSFVIIGTKAVQDPAFVEQACKQFAGHIIVGIDAINGMVATDGWANVTDVKATDLAKRFADAGVSSIVYTDIARDGMMQGVNVEQTVHLAKYSGLPVIASGGVTNLDDVRLLQGQPGILGAITGRAIYEGTLSLREAQLILDQSSF; encoded by the coding sequence ATGCTGATCATCCCCGCAATTGACCTAAAAGATGGTCAATGTGTTCGTTTAAAACAAGGTCGAATGGAAGACAACACCGTATTTTCAGAAGATCCAGTGGCCACTGCACAGCATTGGGTGAATGAAGGAGCACGTCGCCTGCACCTTGTTGATCTAAACGGTGCTTTTGCGGGTACGCCCATTCACAAGCCTGTGGTCGAAGCGATTGCGAAAGCACAGCCTGATCTACCAATTCAAATTGGTGGTGGAATCCGTTCATTAGAAACCATCGCGCATTATCTTGAAGCGGGTGTTTCTTTTGTGATTATTGGAACCAAGGCCGTACAAGACCCCGCATTTGTTGAGCAAGCCTGTAAACAGTTTGCAGGCCATATCATTGTCGGCATTGATGCGATCAATGGCATGGTTGCAACCGATGGTTGGGCCAATGTGACTGACGTGAAAGCGACTGACTTAGCAAAACGTTTTGCTGATGCTGGCGTATCTAGCATTGTCTATACCGATATTGCACGTGATGGCATGATGCAAGGTGTAAACGTTGAGCAAACTGTTCATCTTGCTAAATATTCAGGTCTTCCTGTGATTGCTTCTGGTGGCGTCACCAATCTTGATGATGTGCGTCTACTGCAAGGTCAACCTGGCATTCTTGGTGCGATTACTGGTCGTGCGATTTATGAAGGTACGCTTAGCTTGCGTGAAGCACAATTGATTCTAGACCAATCATCATTCTAA
- a CDS encoding AraC family transcriptional regulator, with protein sequence MTQLSTSKALKDYSGSVYGGLGQLLYGYCQVKGIAISPQLQQLQQVERFEFSVWRERLDEIAQHSSSPALGLEIAEYIQPKHLGVMAYIAMSCHTLAEALARYHHFYRLIYDGSHLEIEVKGALLHIRWAELPAHLITPLTAEIAVALLAQFLKQFLDIQKICFEQVNFAHHSRKTLVYEQYFGCSVKFGQAHTELILPLNILQQPIRQADPTLEQLLMQQAQALLDKLPHSTQLDQRLQQAILLGLQRNNYQIEHIADQLKLSVRQLQRHLQQQNSRYQHRVQQVRHMLAAQYLQDPHLSLHEIALLLSYSEQSAFQRAFKQWTGHTPRQWRKQV encoded by the coding sequence ATGACTCAACTATCGACATCTAAAGCATTGAAAGACTATTCTGGTTCCGTCTATGGCGGACTTGGCCAGTTGCTGTATGGCTATTGTCAGGTAAAAGGCATCGCTATTTCCCCGCAATTACAACAACTTCAACAAGTGGAGCGCTTTGAGTTTAGTGTTTGGCGTGAACGATTAGATGAGATTGCGCAGCACAGCTCAAGTCCAGCACTCGGCCTTGAAATCGCTGAATACATTCAACCCAAGCATCTTGGGGTGATGGCCTATATTGCGATGTCCTGTCACACCTTGGCCGAAGCACTGGCGCGTTATCATCATTTCTATCGTTTGATTTATGATGGTAGTCATTTAGAAATTGAGGTTAAAGGTGCGCTGCTGCATATCCGTTGGGCTGAGCTTCCCGCACATTTGATTACCCCACTGACTGCTGAAATTGCGGTGGCACTCTTGGCACAGTTCTTAAAACAATTTCTAGATATCCAAAAAATTTGTTTTGAGCAAGTCAATTTTGCCCATCATAGTAGAAAGACCCTCGTTTATGAGCAGTATTTTGGGTGCAGCGTAAAGTTTGGACAGGCGCATACTGAACTGATTTTACCGTTAAATATACTGCAACAACCGATTCGACAAGCCGATCCCACCCTAGAACAACTCTTGATGCAACAGGCACAAGCCTTATTAGATAAACTGCCACACAGCACTCAATTGGATCAGCGTTTGCAACAAGCCATTTTGCTGGGATTACAACGAAATAACTATCAGATTGAGCATATTGCGGATCAGCTTAAACTCTCGGTCAGACAACTACAACGTCATCTGCAACAGCAAAATAGCCGCTATCAACACCGCGTACAACAAGTCCGTCATATGCTCGCTGCGCAATATTTGCAAGACCCACATCTCAGCTTGCATGAAATTGCGCTGCTACTCAGTTATTCCGAACAAAGTGCTTTTCAACGAGCCTTTAAACAATGGACCGGACACACACCAAGGCAATGGCGAAAGCAGGTTTAA
- a CDS encoding DUF1294 domain-containing protein has translation MRDQGRLVEWFDDQGYGFIQPDDAAKARVFLHIKDFTRQGPRPIIGCALEYKAVIDGKGRYRASQVVYLKASQTQTQRAPKPAPHASSGHRQRLQPMQILIAAYIIGIGILSAVGMLPSLLLLFLLLINLICYWCYAQDKEAAQLGRRRIAEQTLHVLAFLGGWPAAWLAQQRLRHKTQKQPFLKIYRLTIVFNLLLLIWMISPFNVLKF, from the coding sequence TTGCGTGATCAAGGTCGGTTAGTCGAGTGGTTTGATGATCAAGGTTATGGTTTTATTCAACCTGATGATGCCGCCAAAGCACGGGTTTTTTTGCATATCAAAGATTTTACACGGCAAGGGCCGCGTCCAATTATTGGTTGTGCTCTAGAATATAAAGCGGTAATTGATGGCAAAGGGCGTTATCGAGCCAGTCAAGTGGTGTATTTAAAAGCCTCACAAACCCAAACGCAAAGAGCCCCCAAGCCTGCACCACATGCCAGTTCAGGTCATCGCCAACGTCTACAGCCGATGCAGATCCTTATCGCAGCTTATATTATTGGGATTGGCATATTGTCCGCAGTCGGCATGCTACCGAGTTTATTGCTGTTATTTTTACTATTGATCAATCTGATCTGCTATTGGTGCTATGCCCAAGACAAAGAAGCAGCACAACTCGGTCGTCGTCGCATTGCTGAACAGACTCTACATGTTTTGGCCTTCCTTGGGGGTTGGCCAGCGGCTTGGTTGGCACAACAGCGCCTGCGTCATAAGACTCAGAAACAACCTTTTTTAAAGATTTATCGGTTGACCATCGTCTTTAATCTCTTATTGTTGATTTGGATGATTTCCCCATTTAACGTGCTGAAATTTTAA
- a CDS encoding helix-turn-helix domain-containing protein has protein sequence MDDKYDDLLLDGVKRIRQLIKDKNLKQIDLVDALGVSKKTVTQWLQGSSIPSAQHLIELAKILGVSERWVFEGKEESKNTAFHQDPRPCSADLSLATVEQLMAEIKARYAALNLNAEISIQVTPIAGGFVHQSESTK, from the coding sequence ATGGATGATAAGTACGACGATCTCTTATTAGATGGTGTTAAGCGAATCAGGCAGTTAATTAAAGATAAGAACTTAAAACAGATCGACTTGGTTGATGCGCTTGGTGTTTCTAAAAAGACCGTCACGCAATGGTTGCAAGGCTCAAGCATTCCGTCTGCACAACACTTAATTGAGTTGGCAAAAATATTGGGAGTGAGTGAGCGTTGGGTCTTTGAAGGCAAAGAGGAATCGAAAAATACGGCCTTTCATCAAGATCCACGGCCATGCTCTGCCGATTTAAGCCTAGCAACGGTTGAACAGTTGATGGCTGAAATCAAAGCCAGATATGCTGCATTAAATTTAAATGCCGAAATTAGTATTCAGGTCACCCCGATCGCCGGTGGTTTCGTTCATCAATCAGAAAGTACAAAGTAG
- a CDS encoding antibiotic biosynthesis monooxygenase family protein, with translation MFIEHVYLQIKPDQSTAFEQAMQQAKGLVAGISGFHELQLLKHATQADRYILMIVWERIEDHQHGFRQSAAYLEWKALLHHFYAPMPSVEYYQTRILLKHAKSETECH, from the coding sequence ATGTTTATTGAGCACGTTTATTTACAGATTAAGCCAGATCAATCAACGGCCTTTGAACAAGCGATGCAGCAAGCCAAAGGTTTAGTTGCGGGCATCTCTGGTTTTCATGAACTGCAATTGCTCAAGCATGCGACTCAAGCAGATCGTTATATTTTAATGATTGTTTGGGAACGGATTGAGGATCATCAACATGGTTTTAGACAGTCAGCGGCTTATCTGGAGTGGAAAGCCTTACTACACCATTTCTATGCACCAATGCCGAGTGTTGAATATTATCAAACTCGTATTTTACTTAAGCATGCAAAGTCTGAAACGGAGTGCCATTGA
- a CDS encoding homoserine kinase, with the protein MSVYTTLSLAQVQLFAAAYGLKVIELIPIQAGIQNTNYFLQCADQRQYVLTVFEEMTAAQAGEIVPVLDQLAQHGLPVAGPLKYAGQAIHTLADKPAQIAPRLYGSHPEQTTLAQVQAVARAQAQLHVALKDLPLQREFNRNHQYWKQIALDLKVSMQPADRALLTQLMDVFEVKKQQHPDRPQGLIHSDLFRDNTLFQEGRLSGILDFYELNRDEYLFDIAISINDFCTNFPAVTLDLEKRDAFLTAYQAIRRLTVDESACLDVYLAVAACRFWLMRLGVALKNKMHARTGDDILHKNPLEMRNMLMERLNSVLA; encoded by the coding sequence ATGTCGGTGTATACCACTTTAAGTTTGGCGCAGGTCCAATTATTTGCAGCAGCTTATGGACTTAAAGTGATTGAACTGATTCCAATTCAAGCAGGCATTCAAAATACCAACTACTTTCTGCAATGTGCCGATCAACGTCAGTATGTTTTGACGGTCTTTGAAGAGATGACTGCGGCGCAAGCAGGTGAAATTGTGCCTGTACTTGACCAATTGGCGCAACATGGATTACCAGTGGCAGGCCCATTAAAATATGCAGGGCAGGCGATTCATACTTTGGCCGACAAACCTGCACAAATTGCACCACGCCTTTATGGTTCACATCCAGAACAGACCACACTGGCACAAGTCCAAGCGGTTGCTCGTGCGCAAGCTCAATTGCATGTGGCGCTCAAAGACTTGCCGTTACAACGTGAATTTAACCGCAATCATCAGTATTGGAAGCAGATCGCACTGGATTTAAAAGTCAGCATGCAGCCAGCAGATAGGGCGCTATTAACCCAGTTAATGGACGTATTTGAAGTTAAAAAGCAACAACATCCAGATCGCCCACAGGGCTTGATTCATTCAGATTTATTTCGGGACAATACCTTATTCCAAGAAGGCAGGCTCAGCGGTATTTTAGATTTTTATGAACTGAATCGAGATGAGTATTTATTTGATATTGCGATCAGTATCAATGACTTCTGCACCAATTTCCCAGCAGTAACATTAGATTTAGAGAAACGAGATGCTTTTCTTACTGCCTATCAGGCGATACGTCGACTCACAGTAGATGAGTCAGCCTGTCTAGATGTATATTTGGCCGTTGCAGCATGTCGTTTTTGGTTAATGCGTTTGGGTGTTGCGCTTAAAAATAAAATGCATGCCCGCACGGGTGATGATATCTTGCATAAAAATCCATTAGAAATGCGTAATATGCTGATGGAACGCTTAAATTCTGTATTGGCTTAA
- the hisB gene encoding imidazoleglycerol-phosphate dehydratase HisB, whose translation MTQRISEVVRNTNETKIRVRVNLDGTGQGSLNTGVPFLDHMIDQIKRHGLFDIDIHCDGDVDIDDHHTVEDCGITLGQAFAQALGDKKGLKRYGHFYAPLDESLSRVVVDLSGRPGLFMDIPFTRSHVGRFDVDLFSEFFQGFVNHALMTLHIDNLKGKNSHHQIESVFKAFARALRMACEVDPRAENMVASTKGTL comes from the coding sequence ATGACACAGCGTATCAGTGAAGTAGTGAGAAACACCAACGAAACCAAAATTCGAGTTCGTGTGAATCTTGATGGTACTGGTCAAGGCAGCCTCAATACCGGTGTTCCATTTTTAGATCATATGATCGATCAAATCAAGCGTCATGGTTTATTTGATATTGATATCCATTGTGATGGCGATGTTGACATTGATGATCACCACACCGTAGAAGATTGTGGCATTACCCTTGGTCAAGCCTTTGCACAAGCGCTTGGTGATAAAAAAGGCCTAAAACGTTATGGCCATTTTTACGCCCCACTTGATGAATCTTTAAGCCGTGTTGTGGTTGATTTATCTGGTCGTCCGGGCTTGTTCATGGATATTCCATTCACCCGTTCGCATGTTGGCCGCTTTGATGTCGATTTATTTTCCGAATTCTTCCAAGGCTTTGTAAATCACGCCTTAATGACGTTACATATCGACAATTTAAAGGGCAAAAATAGCCACCACCAAATTGAAAGTGTATTTAAAGCCTTTGCCCGCGCCTTGCGTATGGCATGTGAAGTAGATCCACGTGCTGAGAATATGGTTGCGTCAACCAAAGGGACACTTTAA
- a CDS encoding DMT family transporter: MTQHPAPWFKTKAPQLALLFMTLIWGGTFLIVQYGLNYSSPLFFVGCRFAAASIAVGLLYFRHLKGIRLKDVIAGACIGATIAAGYSTQTIGLQTISSSESAFLTALYVPLVPVLLWLIFRKSPNLMTWVGVILAFIGLIMLTGNGLGQLNFNFGQTITMLGSIAIALEIILISFFSNKVDLAKVTVLQLGFASIICFAMMPIVGEHAPNEFSWILVAITVGLGLASAFIQMVMNWAQRFVDPAQAAIIYAGEPVWAGIFGRIAGERLPFIALLGGALVVFAVIISQLKPKFLKSKAVSKDLS; the protein is encoded by the coding sequence ATGACCCAGCATCCCGCTCCTTGGTTTAAAACCAAAGCACCGCAATTAGCGCTGTTATTTATGACGCTAATTTGGGGTGGCACTTTTCTGATCGTTCAATATGGCCTAAATTATAGCTCGCCATTATTTTTTGTTGGCTGCCGTTTTGCCGCAGCGAGTATTGCCGTGGGATTGCTGTATTTCCGTCACTTAAAAGGTATACGCCTGAAGGATGTGATTGCTGGTGCCTGTATCGGTGCCACCATTGCCGCAGGTTACAGCACACAGACCATTGGCTTACAAACGATTAGCAGCAGTGAATCCGCCTTTTTAACCGCACTGTATGTGCCACTGGTACCAGTTCTATTGTGGTTGATCTTCCGCAAAAGCCCAAACCTCATGACTTGGGTTGGCGTGATACTGGCCTTTATTGGTTTGATCATGCTGACTGGAAATGGCTTAGGCCAGCTCAATTTCAACTTTGGTCAAACCATTACCATGCTCGGTTCGATTGCCATTGCCTTAGAAATTATTTTAATTAGTTTTTTCTCGAATAAAGTTGATCTCGCCAAAGTCACAGTATTACAACTCGGCTTTGCTTCAATCATTTGCTTTGCGATGATGCCAATTGTCGGTGAACATGCGCCAAACGAATTTTCATGGATATTGGTGGCGATTACGGTCGGACTTGGTCTTGCCAGTGCGTTTATTCAAATGGTGATGAATTGGGCACAACGCTTTGTCGATCCGGCACAAGCTGCGATTATTTATGCAGGCGAACCCGTGTGGGCAGGCATATTTGGTCGTATTGCTGGTGAGCGCTTGCCTTTTATCGCCTTATTGGGTGGGGCTTTGGTGGTGTTTGCTGTGATTATCAGTCAGTTAAAACCGAAGTTCCTTAAGTCTAAAGCTGTATCGAAGGATCTGTCTTAA
- a CDS encoding DNA/RNA non-specific endonuclease, whose protein sequence is MKVKVLVGVVVTAVIAFATGQDKITQYVPNIPMISTADSQCLSQFYREQPPFLQKESLNKNSYALCFNGFNVMYSGMSKTPLWSAEHLSPARLSQKIKREDSFHEETRVSAPHRAVLADYRGSGYDRGHMAPNGDMPNKQSQADSFSLANMVPQAPKNNQQVWRELEEATRALVTKQKQEVYVVTGPVFTGKKLKTIGNGVIVPTAVYKAIYIPKTGVIGAYYAPNDNSLKVKVISVCELEEQLGINIFPQLNEDKKRNTYKLPLSASQVKPNQKIAYSHWDGKSQCAQGVSADNMKALQKQFQPQSGAKEISTTTAPSTTTASGESTITDLVKQIISAALRSLMQDSR, encoded by the coding sequence ATGAAAGTGAAAGTGCTGGTAGGCGTCGTAGTCACTGCAGTGATTGCATTTGCGACAGGACAGGACAAAATCACGCAATATGTGCCAAATATTCCGATGATATCGACTGCTGATTCACAATGTCTAAGTCAGTTTTATCGTGAACAACCGCCATTTCTACAAAAAGAAAGTCTGAATAAAAATAGTTATGCCTTATGTTTCAATGGCTTTAATGTCATGTATTCGGGTATGTCAAAGACACCGTTATGGTCTGCAGAACATTTAAGTCCTGCTCGTTTGAGCCAGAAAATTAAACGTGAAGACAGTTTCCATGAAGAAACCCGGGTCAGTGCACCACATCGTGCAGTGCTCGCAGATTATCGTGGGTCTGGCTATGATCGCGGTCATATGGCACCCAATGGGGATATGCCGAATAAGCAATCTCAGGCGGATAGTTTTTCTCTCGCCAATATGGTGCCGCAAGCCCCGAAAAATAACCAACAAGTGTGGCGTGAGCTGGAAGAGGCGACCCGCGCGCTGGTGACCAAACAGAAGCAAGAGGTCTATGTGGTGACTGGTCCTGTTTTTACAGGGAAAAAATTAAAAACCATTGGGAATGGAGTGATTGTACCCACAGCTGTTTATAAAGCGATTTATATTCCCAAAACCGGTGTAATCGGTGCTTATTATGCGCCAAATGATAACTCGTTAAAGGTGAAGGTCATTAGTGTCTGTGAACTAGAAGAGCAGTTGGGGATTAATATTTTTCCGCAGTTGAACGAAGATAAAAAGCGTAATACCTATAAATTGCCACTCAGTGCCAGCCAAGTTAAACCCAATCAAAAAATTGCATATTCACATTGGGATGGTAAGAGTCAATGTGCCCAAGGGGTATCTGCCGACAACATGAAAGCGTTGCAAAAACAATTTCAACCGCAGTCTGGCGCCAAAGAAATCAGTACAACGACAGCACCTAGCACAACGACAGCATCTGGTGAGTCAACGATTACGGATTTAGTCAAACAAATCATCAGTGCGGCCTTACGTTCTCTTATGCAAGATTCCCGTTAA
- a CDS encoding GNAT family N-acetyltransferase, giving the protein MPITVHAYTSIEKHEIRDQLERLYDTSPEFGDGKDAIEQLEQNLAQYTLVYTAEFNSKIIGAIWCTGQGETKVLENIVVHPANRGRGVAERLVAEVCRFEEAKNVRAFEPGCGAIHRCLAHLGKI; this is encoded by the coding sequence ATGCCTATCACCGTACATGCTTACACTTCAATTGAAAAACATGAGATTCGTGATCAATTGGAACGATTATATGATACCAGTCCTGAGTTTGGTGACGGGAAAGACGCCATTGAGCAACTTGAGCAAAACCTTGCACAGTATACCTTAGTTTACACAGCAGAATTTAATTCTAAAATTATTGGTGCAATTTGGTGTACGGGTCAAGGCGAAACCAAAGTATTGGAAAATATTGTTGTGCATCCTGCCAATCGTGGTCGAGGCGTTGCAGAAAGGCTGGTTGCAGAAGTTTGCCGATTTGAAGAAGCGAAAAATGTCAGGGCTTTTGAGCCAGGGTGTGGCGCAATCCATCGCTGTTTGGCGCACTTAGGCAAAATTTAA